The proteins below come from a single Armatimonadota bacterium genomic window:
- a CDS encoding ISKra4 family transposase, with translation MSGSPINAGRGGRCRNDLVPAVGAGLAGNLTAERDPAGGGKKGAPPLCSCGRVMRWVDFRRRTLTTRAGEVRLVRGYWHCAACGTGCAPDDVVWDLPPGNASWGVRDGASLLGAVLPSFEKTAHLLEDLTLFQVSARSTESWTEDVGAAYAPPVPTPEAPAPAVDLVVIEADAGNTLWRTDNAWHEQKVYAAWGRRADHDQPIQYAVAQGPWAIHAPLVTNLAERVGVTTAREVLLLGDGAPALWRLLTGCYPEAFQLLDWYHLMEHLGAVAKLHPDGTPWLATQQEALRFRGPRETLLALKALHQRGDTAELRQSAGACLKYMWRHRQRLNYPEARRRGYPIGSGRIESAVKQVVQARAKQAGMRWNPVHLQQVLTARCAALNGDWACACAQTKAAVTRSASPPPLRLDPPQTARKSMPSRRPSASTREEPRSLSLKQMGQMVKQAFGF, from the coding sequence ATGTCCGGATCGCCGATTAACGCTGGCCGAGGCGGAAGATGCCGTAATGACCTTGTTCCGGCAGTTGGGGCCGGCCTTGCTGGAAACCTTACTGCAGAGCGCGACCCCGCCGGAGGCGGGAAAAAAGGGGCGCCACCGCTCTGTTCGTGTGGCCGGGTGATGCGTTGGGTCGACTTCCGACGTCGCACGCTCACGACGCGCGCCGGGGAGGTGCGCCTGGTGCGGGGCTATTGGCATTGTGCCGCGTGTGGGACGGGCTGTGCGCCGGACGATGTGGTGTGGGACTTGCCGCCGGGCAATGCGTCCTGGGGCGTGCGGGACGGTGCCAGTTTACTCGGGGCCGTGTTGCCGTCGTTTGAAAAAACCGCCCATTTATTGGAGGATCTGACCCTCTTTCAGGTCAGTGCGCGCAGCACGGAAAGCTGGACGGAGGACGTGGGGGCCGCCTACGCGCCGCCCGTCCCGACGCCGGAGGCCCCGGCGCCGGCCGTCGACCTGGTGGTGATTGAAGCCGATGCCGGCAATACGCTGTGGCGGACCGATAATGCCTGGCATGAACAGAAAGTGTACGCCGCCTGGGGACGCCGCGCGGACCACGATCAGCCGATCCAGTATGCCGTCGCGCAAGGGCCGTGGGCGATCCACGCGCCCCTCGTGACGAACCTGGCCGAGCGCGTGGGGGTGACGACCGCGCGGGAGGTGCTGCTGCTGGGTGACGGCGCCCCGGCCCTGTGGCGCCTGCTGACGGGATGCTATCCGGAGGCATTTCAACTGCTGGACTGGTATCATCTCATGGAGCATCTCGGCGCGGTGGCAAAACTCCATCCGGACGGCACGCCGTGGCTGGCCACGCAGCAAGAAGCGCTACGGTTTCGTGGGCCGCGCGAGACGCTGCTGGCGCTGAAAGCGCTGCACCAGCGGGGGGACACCGCGGAACTTCGGCAGAGCGCGGGGGCCTGCCTGAAGTATATGTGGCGGCATCGTCAGCGCTTGAATTATCCGGAAGCCCGACGACGGGGCTATCCGATTGGCAGTGGGCGAATTGAATCCGCGGTGAAACAGGTCGTCCAAGCGCGGGCTAAGCAGGCGGGCATGCGTTGGAACCCGGTGCATCTCCAGCAGGTACTCACCGCGCGCTGTGCGGCGTTGAACGGCGACTGGGCGTGCGCGTGCGCCCAAACCAAAGCGGCGGTCACGCGGTCCGCCTCACCGCCACCGCTCCGTCTCGATCCGCCACAGACCGCCCGCAAGTCGATGCCGTCCCGGCGACCGTCCG